ACTCGAAATTCCAGTCATTCGGCAATCCTGGTGACATGATGAAACCAACAAACACCTTGCGGACTTGCTCATCTTTCAGTTTTTTCTTGACGCCACACCAGTTCAAAGATGCTGCCCTTGTCCGGCTCACTTGTGACCGAGACGGTGATGGACTGGAGGTCGGCCAGTTTTTTGACGATTGACAGACCGAGGCCCGTGCCGCCAGTCCCCGCACTCCGCGACTCGTCAACGCGGTAGAAGCGGTCGAAGATCGCAAGAAGCTGCGCTTCCGGAATGCCGACTCCGTGGTCTTCGATGGCGCAAATCACTGCGCCGTCGCGCCGCCCGATCCGGATTTCAACCGGCGAGCCTTCGGGCGAATAGTTGATCGCGTTGGAGAGAAGATTGCCAAGCATGATCTCAAGCAGCGCGGGATCGGCGGGGACCACGCCAGGGCGGCTGTCATGCAGCGTGATGGCGATGCCCTTTTGAGCGGCTATGGGTTGCAAGCGTTCCAAAACGGCGTTGACGGGCTGTGCTAGATCAACCTCGGTGATGGTGGGCTTGCCGCTCTGACTCTCGTAACGAGCCAGCATCAGGAGCTGGTCGATCAGCCGCGCCATGCGGTTCAGCTCCGCGAGGCAAATGCGGACGCGGCTTTCGTAATGCTCGGCCTCTCGCGGCTTGCGCACCAGCACTTCGAGCGTTCCCTTAACCACCGAAAGCGGCGTTTTCAGCTCGTGCGCCGCATCGGAAGTGAACTGCTTTTCACGCCCGAACGCCTGTTGCAGGCGGTCGAGCAGCGCGTTCACCGTCACCGACATCCGGTACAGCTCATCGCGGTTCCGGGGCAGGGCTATGCGCTGGTCGAGGTTCGACTGCGTGATCGTCTCCGCCGTGGCGATCACCTCGTCGATCGGCCTGATGCTCTGTCCGGCAATCAACCGCGTCACGACGAAAAGCAGAATGATGATGACGGGAAACGAAATGAGCATCGTCGTGGACATGTCGCGCAGCACAAGAATCGCGCCACGCAGCGGCACGGCAACGACGAGGTAACCGTTGATTTTGCCGTCACTGCCCAGGAGCGGTAGCTGGAGCTGACGCACCGTCGAGCTGCCGACCGTGCTGTTGCGCAAGACAGGCTCGCGGTTGCCATTCTCGACGCTCAGCACGTTCTCGAACAGGCTTTCCGATTTCTGGACGATTCGTCCCTCGGCGTCCGAAAACTGCACGAACTCGACGTCGAGGTCTCTGCGGCGACCGCGTTGGTGATGCCGTTCGCGGTCGCCTTGATGATCCGCCTCTTCGTCGTCAACATGAACGCCGCCTCGGACGAAGCCCTCGAAATTATCGTTACAGATACGCCCCTCGCGAAGCGTCTCGGCAGCCTCATGGCGAAGCTCCTCGTCGAGG
This portion of the Chlorobaculum parvum NCIB 8327 genome encodes:
- a CDS encoding ATP-binding protein, with the translated sequence MTTSSGTASGRSRRRRIFSSMSLRSRIALYYTGATAVLIAIVFAAIIFTVDNVVYRHLDEELRHEAAETLREGRICNDNFEGFVRGGVHVDDEEADHQGDRERHHQRGRRRDLDVEFVQFSDAEGRIVQKSESLFENVLSVENGNREPVLRNSTVGSSTVRQLQLPLLGSDGKINGYLVVAVPLRGAILVLRDMSTTMLISFPVIIILLFVVTRLIAGQSIRPIDEVIATAETITQSNLDQRIALPRNRDELYRMSVTVNALLDRLQQAFGREKQFTSDAAHELKTPLSVVKGTLEVLVRKPREAEHYESRVRICLAELNRMARLIDQLLMLARYESQSGKPTITEVDLAQPVNAVLERLQPIAAQKGIAITLHDSRPGVVPADPALLEIMLGNLLSNAINYSPEGSPVEIRIGRRDGAVICAIEDHGVGIPEAQLLAIFDRFYRVDESRSAGTGGTGLGLSIVKKLADLQSITVSVTSEPDKGSIFELVWRQEKTER